AAAATGTTTATGTCGTGGTTAATTGTTTGTGGTATGTGGAGGAAGAAATACTCAAtgttttcaataattttttttactttgtgataAAATTGGAAAGTGCACATTGCATGACAGCACAACAGCATTAAATACAGTAGAAACAGTggctataaaaagtctacacactctAATTGTGATGTATATTCTAAAATCAGACAAGATGTTTCTCtatcttaaagggtttttcccacaaaggacatttatcacctatccacaggataagtgataaatgtatgatcgctggggaccccatcaatgggacccccaccgatctctggGACAGAGGTCTCGActgaggattttgaatggagcgggaCCCCCGTCTAgagatcggtggtggtcccaatGATCGTACATTTATCTACTattctatggataggtgataaatgtccttcgtggAAAAAATACTTTAAAGCCAGGGCCCCACAGCGTTTTAACACACGCGATGATCTCGCATGTAGGCTAAATTGCTTTGTGATATTGCGTGCAATGTTAGCCTACAGGATCGCATGACGTCACGTTCACAAAAATCCAAGTTTCAACTTTTTTTGATTATTGCAGATATAACATTCAAGTGCCTCCCCCTGATGCTGACAAGCACTGCAGCGTAACACTTTGCAGGCAATATACGCCATGGAGCCCTGACCTAAGGGTGTACTTACAAAGGTCAGTAATGTGCCATGAATGCAGTTTTTGACAGTGTGGTTTTTATAGCTTAAAAACGTGTAATGTGTTCCACTTGTAAAAACTGTGTGGCCAAAGACCGCATCTCGAAACCACAGGGAATTGTAATAATTCTTTATTGCAATtttttgccaccatttttctaatAGTGGCAAAACTGCAGCGTTCTTTTACTAATATGTCATGGTTTTGCCTTGAATAGGTAAATATAGGccaaaactgcaataaaaaaaataactcctgtaagggcatgaccacacgtggcggatttcctccgcaactgtccgcatcaatgccgcacagaatctgcgttgcagattctgctgcggatctgcacaaaatgtgcagtaaattgatgcggactagctgctgcggactgcggtaaaagtacttcccttctccctatcagtgcaggatagagagaagggacagcactttccctagtgaaagtaatcgaatttcatacttaccggccgttgtcttggtgacgcgtccctctttcggcatccagcccgacctccctggatgacgcggcagtccatgtgaccgctgcagcctgtgcttggcctgtgattggctgcagccgtcacttagactgaaacgtcatcctgggaagctggactggagacagaagcagggagttctcggtaagtatgaacttctgtttttttacaggttgctgtatattgggatcggtagtcactgtcccgggtgcagaaacagttactgccgatcgcttaactctttcagcaccctggacagtgactatttactgacgtctcctagcaacgctcccgtcattacgggagccccattgacttcctcagtctggctgtagacctagaaatacataggtccagccagaatgaagaaatgtcaagttaaaaaagcaagacggatccgcagcacacataacatgtgcatgacagctgcggacttcattgcggaaattagaatctccattgaagtcaatggagaaattccgccatgagtccgccactgctccgcaacagacagagcatgctgcggataccaaattccgctccgcagcctatgctccgcagcggaattttacgcctcgtctaaacgaacactgctaaattaaagtgtaagtcaatggacaaacggctccgctgcggattaacgctgcggagtgtccgcagcggaatttaagtgaaattccgccacgtgtgaacccagcctaaatgctgCTGTTAATTACCGCAAATCCACATCCAATTTTGCAGTAATCACAGTAATAAACTGCAATTTGACAGCACAGTCTGAATATacacttagggccagttcacacatagTTTCTTGGCGAGTTTTTTTGACTCGAAAACCGTGccgaaaaacgcgccaaaaaacggccgaaaattaaaccattgatttcaataggaggcagaggcgtttttttccccgccagtggaaaaaccggcttgcgggaaaaagaagggacatgccctatcttcgggcgtttacgcctctgacctcccattgacatcaatgggaggcagaaaaagcgcatttcgctgcgttttatgcccgcggcgctcaatggctgcggacgaaaaatgcagtgaaaatcggcgtgcaggcagaggaaaatctgcctcaaaattctgaggcagattttcctcctgcaaaaaactctgtgtgaacccagccttagcctctTGCACATGGCATGTCTATTTAGGTCAGTAttatgcatcagtatttggaagccaaaaccaggagtggttaCAAAACACTgaggaggtgcaaatctttccattatacttcttCTCTGTGCAGGTTccaatcctggttttggcttacaaatactgatgcaagatactgccgtgtgaacgagaccttaggctgggttcagatTGGGCGTTTTGGTTGGATAGCAATAGTCTTGCGGTGCGAatagccattattattattaaacattGAATATTAGAAGTACCTACAACATGTACATAGTGGAGAATAATGCAACATTGACAAGGTCAGGGCATTGCTCCAAACATAAAAAGGAGAAAACCTCACAGAGGCTAGTGCTCAAACCTAATAGTAGCTACTGGCTATAGAGACGGCCTCTTATACACTGTATTGTATCTGTAATTTCACAGATAAGGGGATATtctagtttcagcaaattaatgttattatttATATGATTAAAAATAATGCcattttccattatactttctgtattaattccttacgGTTTTCATGACATCTGCTTGTTGTTCTTGAGAAGGATAAATTCATTGTTTAGTTCCAGTGgataaattctgtccatggtcatgtgatggatacacaggtgcaGGGTTCGTTTCATGTTCATGTgaaggacacacaggtgctgggatcgttagaagacacagctctgatacacatgttGTAAAGAGCCGTGCACCTCTGCTTCCATAACATGCtctgtaacaatcccagcacctgtgtatccatcacatgaccatgtaacgagctgtgcacctgtgtgtccatcacatgaccatggacagaatttatcCACTGTAAGTAAGCCATGAACGTTCCTActggataacaacaagcagagatcctgaaaacagtgaggaattattacagaaagtatattggaattatacaaataatatccctaatttgctgaaactggacaactccttttaatgttatttttatcaCCTACTGTCTCATATAATATAACAATTATTGCATGAATATCATGTTGCTCACCTTATGGTCACACATTTTTCAAAACTGTTTCTATGCAAAGCACTTGTGGTACATATGCCCTTACAACGGAGAGATATGAATGGAACTAATAGATTTGGTTTAAGTAggattattaaaaatgtttattgaCTAAAACTATAACCTTTCacactatgtttttttttttagccaaagccagtagtggatccaaaaagaaggaaaagtataaagaatgGACTGATATTCTAGATACAGAGGTACATGGGGCCTATACTGTGCCTCTGTATACCTTTAAATTCCATACAAACACATTGCTTCTAGGTGAAGCTGTATGGCCTATACACTGCTGTACAGGCTCCGTGACGTGTGTTTgagcatttagggtatgttcacacgatgagaggcatttacgtgtgaaaagacagactgtttgcagctgcctcgtttcacacgtaaatgctcctcctcgtaatttacgaggcgtctgagacgctctgagatgctcgtaaatcttgagctgtgcttcattgagttcaatgaagaacagctcaaattacgttgcaaagaagtgccctgcacataatgtatataagtgtcctacatataatgtatataagtgtcctgcatataatgtatagaagtcaaacgacgacgcgtaaatgacaggtcgtctgcacagtacgtcggcaaacccattcaaatgaatgggcagatgtttgccgacgtattgtagccctattttcagacgtaaaacgaggcataatacgcctcgtttatgtctgaaaataggtcgtgtgaacccagccttaggcccaaaataactgcatcaaaaactgcatgtttgaatccagccttagggcttgtccacacgtaacggaattgctgcatattttccatccggaattgcggacgaaaAATATGCAGcggtatacagtagcagcaaagcgggtgTGAATGAACAaaagtcatccacacgctgcagaaatttCAGTCCAGAAATCACTGTATTtttagttccgcagcatgtcaattactgcTGTGGAAAGTGAACTGAATTCCTTCATTTTTCAGAGCAGATATCCCCTTAGGCGATGTTGACACACTAGACTAAAAGCAGCTgttaaatacggagctgttttcaagagaaaacagcctctgatttcaggcgttttttttacggccgtttttcaattggcacaatgaaaaacagctccaaaaatggctgaagaagtgataCGCGCTTCTTTTTTTCATGGCGGTTTTTTATgcaccgtttttaaaaacggccacgtaaaaaaaacgccccccaTGGGAACGGAACGATGTTttttcccatcgaaatcaatgggcagatgtttagaggcgttcagcccccgtattttcagccatttttccgtgcatttacggccgtgtgaatataccctaacacgggcttgaaaaaaatgcagcaacatccgcactattttctgcagcaaatccgttctGTGTGGACAAGCTCTTATATGGAGCCTGTACGTCCTAATTTATGCATAATAGAATGTGAGAGCAATTCTGGCTTCATATCAACTATTTCAAGTAATAGGCAACAGGGCCTGCGTGCTGCGAATGATATAGTGCATGCTTTGAAatgaatgttaatgttttatcatCGCCGGCGTCACTCCGATGTCGCGGTGCTGCATACACAGCAGTTGGATTGTCTCAAGGATTGCATAACCGTTCTGATTGATCTTCTCTTTTTattgggttgttccatttctccCGATTGCTCGGAAGGCTGCATGTTCTGTTCTATCTGGATCTCTAAATGCTTCTGAATAGCTAAGCCAAGAACCTCCGGGTCTACTGCAGCTCCATAAACTTCCCATGTCATTCCTTCTTCATCCCATCTTACCTCTCGCACTGGTGTCTGAGGACATTGAAGTTTAATTCCTAAACCGACATTCGGAAACAAGTGAAAGTGACTACCGCTCTGCATACAAGGCGACGTTGAGACTGCTTTGCTTTCCATAATAATCATAGTTTGTACTTCTGCATCTTTGCAGCTTTTATGCCCCAGTgataaatagtttgcagatgtcaTTGTCCAATTATCTTTTGTCTTTGTGTCCGAGTCTGGGATTTCCAAGATATCTaatggggtttccattgttttgagtaGTAAATCACTGGTATTTCTTTCTGAAGTGAGCACATTCATTTCTCCAATTGAGACAGGTAGTGGTGGAAATGCAAGCTGGCCACATCGTAGAAGCTTTTTGGTATCCAGTCCAGATTCACTAACTGATGATACTAATTTTGGAAGGGAAAATTTATTCGGATGTTGGATTTGAGAACAGAACTGTGGTAGATTGTGCCCTAAAACTGGTTCACCCAGTGAATGCACCAGTCCAGATGAGTATTGAATAGACGGTATGGGCAAGGAGTGGCAATAGGCAGCAATTGTGTCATCAACTTTCACAAATGGTTCATGGCCCTTGCTGCAATGCACAGAACAGCTGTTATGGATAAACATAGCCGGCGGTGAGAGTTTAGTTTCTGAGATATTATCGCAAGACATAACACCTGGAATGCTATTGTGTGACTGACTATACATGAAATCATTACTTGGAAAACCATTCCTGGAATTCTGTGGTCCCAACACTCCATGGTGATATGCACTTGGCACTGTATAAACTGTGATGTTGTGCTGAATTGTACTGCTGTCCAAATGACTCAATGGAATATTTTGCTCCTTGTCAGAAAACACATCAGTCAAGTTGTTTTGAACATTTGATGGCGAATGAACTATCCCGGAGTCTTGGGTAACAATACTTAGAGTACAAGTCCCATCACTACCTGACCCAGAAATGCTGCTAGAAGCCGAGAGATTGGAACACGTGGCACTCATTGGGTTATTTCCCCTTAAAGAATGAGACACTAAGGTCCTCCTTCCACAGAGATAATCTGAACGACTCTTCTGGACTATCGTGCCTGGTGAGTCAAGGTTATCCATGCTGTCAGCTTTACACATTGATGTTCCCGAGTGACCTAGTAAAGAAATATTTTCAGAGACATTGTATCTGACAAAGCTCTTGGTGACTTCTTGTTCCGCTGTTGCTAAGGATAATTCAGCCGAGCGATAGTGAGATTTGTGATGGATCGTTTCTTGTGTGCGTCCAACAGTTAGATGATGATCGCAGTCAGATTTGACAGGTTTAAGACCAGGAGGACAATCCTTGCTAGAAGACCACTCAGAACTATGTGAATTCTGTATTGAGCTGTTCTTCTTACACTTGGTCACATAAAAATTGCTGCTAAGGCTTTTATGAATCTCTGGTTTCTTTTGTGAACCTCCAGCACCACTGCTGGGTAATGCAGAAGAGTTTTCTGAGGGGGAATGGCAGCCACACTTCGATTTGTCTTGGCAAAATCCATGGAATGTTTCTTGGCAAGTCGGGGAAGACAGGTTATGGTTCCTGCTTGCCATGATAAGTAACGTACTTCAGCACCTGAATGAAAAAGACAATACATTCAAGTTCAGTTCTATTTCATATTAACATCAGAGATAACAATAAACAAGGTGAGTGTGAGTAGAAATGGTAAAATTATGGTTTCATCAACACTATCTTTAATTCTGATGTTCTAATATAACTCACAATGCACCACAAATGCAAGTGTCTTCTCATCTCAAAAGAAGCCTATATTCTGCTGAAAAAAAATGTTACCCAGCACCACCTTGTGTAAAATCCATCATTTCCTGTCcttaatggggctcacaatctaatttgccTATCTCAGCCTCACACACTAGTGCCAATTTCCTAGGAAGCCAATTCATCTATTAGTATGTTTGTTGGAATGTGGAAGGAAATCGGATTACCCGGAGGAAACCTACACAGTCACTGGGAGAACCTACAAACGCCATGCAGATTTTATCCTtgtttggatttgaacccagaatACCAGTGTTCTCTTATTTTTGGTTTGCTCCGGCTTGTAAAGGATGCATctttaaggccacatgcacatggcAAGGCTGTGTGCAGGAGGTTGTGTGGTGGCACACCGAGTCCCCTGGAGGCTCTGTAGTATGAAGCCGCAGGGACATAGTGTGGTGCCACATGGTGCTCCATCAGGTATTGTATATTGGAGTTATTCTCCCCAAAAGCAATTCTTCTAGAGGAGAATTTCTCTGTAATGCAGCATGCAATGGAGAATGATACGATTTTTTCTTTAGTCAAATCTATACAGATCTGTATGAAATTGTAGACATATAAAGGAACATTAAGGTTCCAGGCACCTCTATTCTAGCCTTACTACGGCTCTTTACAACAGACGGCAATGATACAGCCATGCGGATGAGGCCTAATGAtgacattttattacaaatgtattAATTATGCAAAGTGGTTCCAAACCAAAGGTTTATATTAATTTTGTAGATTTTCaaaagcaaaaaatgtaataTAGTGTGAAAACACAGACCTTTTTGGAAGTTATACATGGGTTTAAACAAGACAAAGAAAATGATTTGCAGGCAGGATTTAGTTCTTGGTTTGTAGTGATGTGTTTGCAGCTAGCAAGAAGGATTACAAGGAGAGATATAGAATTAATGCATACTATTTTTGGCTAAGCTTCCGTTGGCTTGCAAGACTGATCCTAAGTCTGTTGCTCTCATTAATTCTTTTTATGAAGGCAAGAATTTTGTTTATCCATATTGCCCATTGTCTTGTGACTTAAGATGTGACCTATTTAATTTTCTGCAAAATTAAGAGAAAGTTGTATTTGATAAACAGACTAATCAGATTAAGTAGTGCTAATTATTTTGAGAAATTACAAAGCACTTGTATATCTAGGCATTGAATAATAGCAAACTTATTAATATAACTTCATAAAATAAACCATGATGTACAAATATCAAGATACAGGAGCCTAACTATATGAAAATATCGtgggtgacaattttttttaattatgttttttattgAGTACAAATAGCAGTGAAATTGGTAC
The nucleotide sequence above comes from Rhinoderma darwinii isolate aRhiDar2 chromosome 11, aRhiDar2.hap1, whole genome shotgun sequence. Encoded proteins:
- the GPRIN2 gene encoding G protein-regulated inducer of neurite outgrowth 2, yielding MASRNHNLSSPTCQETFHGFCQDKSKCGCHSPSENSSALPSSGAGGSQKKPEIHKSLSSNFYVTKCKKNSSIQNSHSSEWSSSKDCPPGLKPVKSDCDHHLTVGRTQETIHHKSHYRSAELSLATAEQEVTKSFVRYNVSENISLLGHSGTSMCKADSMDNLDSPGTIVQKSRSDYLCGRRTLVSHSLRGNNPMSATCSNLSASSSISGSGSDGTCTLSIVTQDSGIVHSPSNVQNNLTDVFSDKEQNIPLSHLDSSTIQHNITVYTVPSAYHHGVLGPQNSRNGFPSNDFMYSQSHNSIPGVMSCDNISETKLSPPAMFIHNSCSVHCSKGHEPFVKVDDTIAAYCHSLPIPSIQYSSGLVHSLGEPVLGHNLPQFCSQIQHPNKFSLPKLVSSVSESGLDTKKLLRCGQLAFPPLPVSIGEMNVLTSERNTSDLLLKTMETPLDILEIPDSDTKTKDNWTMTSANYLSLGHKSCKDAEVQTMIIMESKAVSTSPCMQSGSHFHLFPNVGLGIKLQCPQTPVREVRWDEEGMTWEVYGAAVDPEVLGLAIQKHLEIQIEQNMQPSEQSGEMEQPNKKRRSIRTVMQSLRQSNCCVCSTATSE